One part of the Salinimonas iocasae genome encodes these proteins:
- a CDS encoding ExeM/NucH family extracellular endonuclease has protein sequence MKKSTLLPLALCLSTPVSADVLISQYVEGSSYNKALELYNTTSQPLSLTGYTLSVYSNGQTDASAIITLEGTVDANATWVIADNRSDTALSQFAQQLTSQNLFNGDDAVVLTKDGVVVDSLGQVGFRPDPQWGTSPVSTKDNTLVRKPTVHTGDTDPFDVFAPAQEYTGLAKDDFSGLGEHTLSDDAEPGDSDGIPEGVCTNCPALDKVADAATFDAAAYYAAVQSQIEAGYDMATIRATLSDVIAADQRQLTYSQVWSALTATDQDPANPDNIILFYSNRSLAKSSNGSGAASTNPDNWNREHSWPKSHGFSSSATEAYTDIQHLRPTDISVNASRGNLDFDFSDSPLAEAPDNRIDGDSFEPRDDIKGDVARMMMYMDVRYEGMGNDITPDLSLVNRITDSGSPELGKLCTMIEWHNADPVDASELTRQHAIYEYQGNRNPFVDNPDWVSMFYDADSCDDSTPSEPEEPVEPELPTAAPLVLSAVFDGPLSGGVPKGIELYVAQDIADLSVCGVGSANNGNGSSGEEFVFPSVSVNAGEYLYIASESTGFTNFFGFAPDYTSGAMSINGDDAIEVFCNGDRIDLYGETDVDGSGQAWEYADSFAYRTAGVPDGEFSADDWMIPGKDTLDGQADNATAVTPIPVGTYSLSPAQPFFSEYVEGGSYNKALEIVNLGSATLSLADYAVQIFANGSENGNSPITLSGDLAPGDVFVLANNQSDAPVTSVADMLTSQVSFNGDDAVVLLHNGEIIDAIGQIGVRTEWGSGDTSTKDNTLRRKSSVSTGDANAYDAFDPAVQWDGFAKNTFDGLGQYGNGDNGGDPEQPSTCYAPATLIHEVQGDSFSSPLAGQTVEVEAVITHITPDLSGFFIQEEDQDADTNPATSEGVFVYAPGDNSALMAGDVVRFTASVSERYGRTQLSVQSTPQVCGTDSVSAVTLSLPVNDEADFEAVEGMLISNQSDWVINNVYSYSQYGEVTVSSERLFIPTQLFAPDSEQADALAAANARDMLIIDDNADGSGNSQYLLGAGGIDPYNPIRLGDKVSQVVGVMDYGFSNYRVRPLGLVDVVKENARTDEPELVEGNLTLASFNVLNLFNGNGQGEGFPTSRGADTVAEYERQLEKIVSAMLELDADAIGLMEIENDGFGPLSMIAQLTDALNQQTGADVYAFVDAGVETIGTDDITTGLLYRKDRVAPVGSAKILTPQNSISDENGPLFTDRNRPALTQRFTHKDTNREFVISVNHLKSKGSSCGAGDDDPLAGNCDVTRTRAAIALNTWLEAQYADVSKVIMGDMNAYAQENPITYLTSSGYTNTLEQVDGKKVYTYTFRGESGTLDYQLVSGTMKEALTDATAWHINADEMPAVDYNSEYKPDAWLNTLLYRASDHDPVVTSFNLTLLGDMDGDGDVDTSDFRLFIKAVLFKQPVDPELDLNNDGRVNNKDVRFFRDLCTRKGCKREDRGRGRAKVSSLRSLFN, from the coding sequence ATGAAAAAATCTACCCTGCTGCCCCTGGCATTGTGTTTATCAACACCGGTCAGCGCTGATGTGCTGATTTCGCAATATGTTGAAGGAAGCAGCTATAACAAGGCTCTCGAGCTTTACAATACCACGTCACAACCGCTCTCTCTTACAGGCTATACACTTTCTGTGTATTCAAACGGCCAAACCGACGCCAGCGCCATTATTACGCTGGAAGGAACCGTTGACGCTAACGCCACCTGGGTTATCGCCGATAACCGCAGTGATACAGCATTAAGTCAGTTTGCTCAGCAACTTACATCGCAGAATTTATTCAACGGTGATGATGCTGTAGTACTGACGAAAGACGGCGTGGTGGTAGACAGCCTGGGTCAGGTCGGCTTTCGACCAGACCCGCAGTGGGGAACCAGTCCGGTAAGCACCAAAGATAACACACTGGTGCGCAAACCAACGGTCCATACCGGCGATACTGACCCGTTTGATGTTTTTGCCCCGGCACAGGAATATACCGGACTGGCAAAAGACGATTTTTCCGGTCTGGGCGAGCATACGCTGTCTGATGATGCTGAGCCTGGCGACAGTGATGGTATTCCTGAAGGTGTTTGCACCAACTGTCCGGCACTGGATAAGGTGGCTGACGCTGCTACTTTCGATGCAGCCGCCTATTATGCTGCTGTTCAGTCCCAAATCGAGGCTGGCTATGATATGGCAACTATTCGCGCAACGTTAAGCGATGTGATTGCAGCCGACCAGCGCCAGCTTACCTATTCACAGGTCTGGTCAGCGCTGACTGCAACTGACCAGGATCCGGCTAACCCGGATAACATTATTCTGTTTTATTCGAACCGTTCACTGGCTAAATCCTCGAATGGTTCGGGGGCTGCATCGACCAATCCGGATAACTGGAATCGCGAGCATAGCTGGCCGAAAAGCCATGGCTTTAGCAGCAGCGCAACAGAAGCGTATACGGATATTCAGCATCTGAGACCGACTGATATCTCAGTCAACGCCAGTCGTGGCAACCTTGATTTTGACTTCTCTGACTCGCCGTTAGCCGAGGCGCCGGACAATCGCATCGATGGCGATTCCTTCGAGCCACGCGATGACATCAAAGGCGATGTTGCGCGAATGATGATGTACATGGATGTGCGTTATGAAGGCATGGGTAATGACATTACCCCAGACCTGTCGCTCGTCAATCGCATCACTGATTCCGGCAGCCCTGAACTGGGTAAGCTATGCACCATGATTGAGTGGCATAATGCTGATCCGGTCGATGCCAGTGAACTAACACGTCAGCACGCTATTTATGAGTATCAGGGCAATCGCAACCCGTTTGTGGATAATCCGGACTGGGTAAGCATGTTCTATGATGCAGACAGCTGTGATGACAGCACGCCATCTGAGCCGGAAGAACCGGTTGAGCCGGAGCTGCCAACTGCCGCACCACTGGTGCTCAGCGCTGTGTTTGACGGCCCGCTTAGTGGCGGCGTGCCGAAAGGCATTGAGCTTTATGTTGCGCAGGATATCGCTGATTTGAGCGTATGCGGTGTGGGCTCTGCCAATAACGGTAATGGCTCATCGGGTGAAGAATTTGTTTTTCCTTCTGTTTCAGTCAATGCGGGTGAGTATCTGTATATTGCCAGTGAAAGCACCGGCTTCACGAACTTCTTTGGTTTCGCACCTGATTACACCAGCGGGGCTATGTCGATAAACGGCGACGATGCCATTGAAGTTTTCTGTAATGGTGATCGCATTGACCTTTACGGTGAGACCGACGTTGATGGCAGTGGCCAGGCATGGGAATACGCCGACAGCTTCGCCTATCGCACAGCCGGTGTACCTGATGGTGAGTTCAGTGCCGATGACTGGATGATTCCGGGCAAAGATACGCTGGATGGACAGGCCGATAATGCCACTGCGGTTACACCTATTCCGGTAGGTACCTATAGCCTGAGTCCGGCTCAGCCGTTTTTCTCAGAGTACGTGGAAGGCGGCAGCTACAATAAGGCGCTGGAAATTGTGAACCTGGGTTCTGCAACCCTGTCTTTAGCTGATTATGCAGTACAAATTTTTGCTAATGGCAGCGAAAATGGGAACAGCCCGATCACCTTAAGCGGCGACCTGGCGCCCGGCGATGTATTCGTTCTGGCTAACAACCAGTCTGATGCGCCGGTGACCAGTGTGGCTGACATGCTGACTTCACAGGTTAGTTTTAATGGCGACGATGCGGTGGTATTACTGCATAACGGCGAAATTATCGATGCTATCGGCCAGATTGGTGTCAGAACCGAGTGGGGCAGTGGCGATACCAGCACGAAAGACAACACGCTTCGCCGCAAATCCTCTGTCAGCACCGGCGATGCCAATGCCTATGATGCGTTTGATCCTGCTGTTCAATGGGATGGCTTTGCCAAAAATACCTTTGACGGATTGGGCCAATACGGTAATGGCGATAACGGGGGCGATCCTGAACAGCCTTCAACCTGCTACGCGCCCGCTACCCTGATTCATGAAGTGCAGGGTGATAGCTTTTCCTCGCCGCTGGCTGGTCAGACTGTTGAGGTAGAAGCGGTGATTACTCATATTACGCCAGATCTCAGTGGCTTCTTCATTCAGGAAGAAGATCAGGATGCTGATACCAATCCGGCGACCTCTGAAGGGGTATTTGTCTATGCACCCGGTGATAACAGTGCATTGATGGCTGGGGACGTAGTGCGCTTTACCGCCAGTGTTTCTGAGCGTTATGGCCGAACCCAGCTTAGTGTTCAGTCAACCCCTCAGGTATGTGGTACAGACAGCGTTTCTGCGGTAACTCTGAGCCTGCCAGTAAATGATGAAGCTGACTTTGAGGCGGTTGAAGGCATGCTGATTTCTAATCAGTCTGACTGGGTAATAAACAATGTTTATAGCTACAGTCAGTATGGTGAGGTAACTGTATCTTCTGAGCGTTTGTTCATTCCTACTCAGCTTTTTGCGCCTGATTCTGAACAGGCCGACGCACTGGCAGCTGCAAACGCGCGCGATATGCTGATCATTGATGATAATGCCGATGGTAGTGGTAATTCACAGTATCTGCTTGGTGCCGGAGGCATAGATCCCTACAACCCGATTCGTCTGGGCGACAAGGTGTCTCAGGTTGTGGGTGTGATGGATTACGGGTTTTCAAATTATCGCGTGCGTCCGCTGGGTTTAGTGGATGTTGTGAAGGAAAATGCCCGTACCGATGAGCCAGAGCTTGTGGAAGGAAACCTGACACTGGCCAGTTTCAATGTACTGAACCTGTTTAATGGTAACGGTCAGGGAGAAGGCTTCCCTACCTCTCGTGGTGCCGATACCGTGGCGGAATATGAACGTCAGCTTGAGAAAATTGTCAGCGCGATGTTAGAGCTGGATGCTGATGCTATCGGCCTGATGGAAATTGAAAACGACGGTTTTGGTCCGCTGAGCATGATTGCACAGCTCACCGATGCACTGAATCAGCAAACCGGCGCTGATGTTTATGCCTTTGTTGATGCCGGTGTCGAAACCATTGGTACCGACGACATCACCACCGGTCTGCTTTATCGCAAAGACAGGGTGGCGCCAGTTGGCAGTGCGAAAATTCTGACACCGCAAAACAGCATCAGTGACGAAAACGGCCCGTTATTTACTGACCGTAACAGACCGGCACTGACACAGCGCTTCACCCATAAAGACACCAATCGCGAATTTGTTATCAGTGTTAATCACCTGAAATCAAAAGGTTCGTCATGTGGCGCCGGTGATGACGATCCCCTTGCCGGTAACTGTGATGTAACCCGCACGCGAGCCGCGATTGCACTGAATACCTGGCTGGAAGCCCAGTATGCAGATGTATCGAAGGTGATAATGGGTGACATGAATGCCTACGCGCAGGAAAACCCAATCACTTACCTGACCAGTTCAGGCTATACCAATACACTGGAACAGGTAGATGGTAAAAAGGTCTATACCTATACCTTCCGTGGTGAGTCCGGCACGCTGGATTATCAGTTAGTGAGCGGTACTATGAAAGAAGCATTAACTGATGCGACAGCATGGCATATCAACGCTGATGAAATGCCGGCAGTCGACTACAACAGTGAATACAAGCCAGACGCATGGCTTAATACCCTGCTGTATCGTGCCTCTGACCATGATCCGGTTGTAACCAGTTTTAACCTGACCCTGCTGGGCGATATGGATGGTGACGGCGATGTCGATACCTCTGACTTCCGCCTGTTCATTAAAGCTGTGCTGTTTAAGCAGCCTGTCGACCCAGAGCTGGATTTGAATAATGATGGGCGTGTAAATAACAAAGATGTACGTTTCTTCCGCGACCTGTGCACCCGTAAAGGATGCAAACGTGAAGACCGCGGGCGGGGGCGTGCAAAGGTAAGCAGTTTGCGTTCATTGTTTAACTAA
- a CDS encoding DUF3016 domain-containing protein, which translates to MAKFAVAMLSIAGLYAGTASAAAEVSVTWQEPESYQDIRPSNQSRKSFREMIFKDMEAYITELAEKLPDGQTLSMTVTDLDLAGEVWPASFLGGVGGADIRLVKPLYIPRMHFSYTLSDASGATLQSADVKLKDMSFMDRGTRINRRSENLTYEKAMIRDWFEKTLEQTAARPK; encoded by the coding sequence ATGGCAAAGTTTGCTGTGGCAATGCTGAGTATTGCCGGGCTGTATGCTGGAACTGCCAGCGCGGCCGCTGAAGTAAGTGTTACCTGGCAGGAGCCCGAGTCTTATCAGGACATCCGCCCCTCCAATCAATCCCGCAAGTCCTTCCGGGAAATGATTTTCAAAGACATGGAAGCATATATTACCGAACTGGCTGAAAAGCTCCCCGACGGTCAGACCTTATCAATGACCGTGACTGACCTCGACCTGGCGGGTGAAGTCTGGCCTGCCAGTTTTCTGGGTGGCGTAGGCGGCGCCGATATCCGGCTGGTCAAGCCGCTATATATTCCACGCATGCATTTTAGTTACACACTTTCAGACGCAAGTGGCGCTACACTACAAAGCGCTGATGTAAAACTAAAAGATATGTCGTTTATGGACAGAGGCACGCGTATCAATCGCCGCTCAGAAAATCTTACTTACGAAAAAGCCATGATCAGAGACTGGTTTGAAAAGACCCTTGAGCAGACCGCCGCTAGGCCGAAATAA
- the ccoG gene encoding cytochrome c oxidase accessory protein CcoG, whose amino-acid sequence MSERIPVKNVSKVEVHQPRRATKKRHSSRSRIYVRAVKGPLETFRRFFGLFFLALFAVLPFIQYNGQQAILLDIGEQRFSLFSLTLWPQDLTLLAYLFIISAFALFFVTTFAGRVWCGFMCPQTTWVYIYTWFEEKIEGSRNKRMKLDERPMDWDKFWRKTLKQVCWWAVAILTALLFVGYFTPVRQLFIDFFTFQTSFWATFSILFFAVCTWGNAGYMREIMCTHICPYARFQSAMFDRDTITVAYDARRGEARGPRPRKIPHDALSEKGLGDCIDCHLCVQVCPTGIDIRNGLQYECINCGACVDACNGVMDKMNYPKGLIRFTSEDALAGGTTRVFRPKLIGYFVVLLIMLAVFAANVIYRVPLEVDIIRDRNSLYRETNEGLIENVYTLKVLNKSQQRLTYTIDVQGLPSYDLIGNNTVTVGGGEVATLPISVATDAYNLEDAVTEIQFKVSTTSSQGETIQVTEPSKFLYQ is encoded by the coding sequence ATGAGCGAACGTATTCCGGTTAAAAATGTATCAAAGGTGGAAGTCCACCAGCCTCGCCGTGCTACCAAAAAACGCCATTCTTCACGAAGTCGCATTTACGTTCGCGCCGTTAAAGGCCCGCTTGAGACATTTCGTCGTTTCTTCGGCCTGTTCTTTCTGGCGTTATTCGCGGTGTTGCCTTTTATTCAGTATAACGGGCAGCAGGCGATACTGCTGGATATCGGTGAGCAGCGCTTTTCTCTGTTTTCATTGACCCTCTGGCCGCAGGATCTGACACTGCTGGCTTACCTGTTTATTATCTCCGCCTTCGCGCTGTTTTTTGTCACAACCTTTGCCGGGCGCGTGTGGTGCGGCTTCATGTGTCCGCAAACAACCTGGGTCTATATCTACACCTGGTTTGAGGAAAAAATAGAGGGTAGCCGTAACAAGCGAATGAAGCTGGACGAACGCCCTATGGACTGGGACAAATTCTGGCGCAAAACCCTCAAACAGGTTTGCTGGTGGGCAGTAGCCATTCTCACTGCGCTGCTGTTCGTTGGCTATTTCACGCCGGTACGCCAGTTGTTTATAGACTTTTTTACCTTTCAGACCAGTTTTTGGGCGACCTTCTCTATTCTGTTTTTTGCAGTCTGCACCTGGGGTAACGCCGGGTACATGCGGGAAATTATGTGTACGCATATTTGCCCGTATGCGCGCTTTCAGTCGGCGATGTTTGATCGCGACACAATCACAGTGGCCTACGACGCCCGCCGTGGTGAGGCACGTGGCCCGCGCCCGCGCAAAATTCCGCACGACGCATTAAGTGAAAAGGGGCTTGGCGACTGTATTGACTGCCACCTGTGCGTGCAGGTCTGTCCGACCGGTATCGATATCCGCAACGGCTTGCAGTATGAGTGTATTAATTGTGGTGCTTGCGTAGATGCCTGTAACGGGGTTATGGATAAAATGAATTACCCTAAGGGGCTCATCCGTTTTACCTCAGAAGATGCGCTGGCCGGCGGAACCACCCGGGTTTTCCGGCCCAAGTTAATTGGCTACTTTGTGGTATTGCTTATTATGCTTGCTGTCTTTGCCGCCAATGTTATCTATCGCGTGCCACTTGAGGTAGATATCATCAGAGACCGGAATTCACTGTATCGCGAGACTAACGAAGGCCTGATTGAAAACGTTTATACCCTTAAGGTACTGAACAAATCGCAACAACGCCTGACTTACACAATTGATGTTCAGGGCCTGCCCTCGTACGACCTTATCGGCAATAATACCGTTACTGTTGGTGGCGGAGAAGTCGCAACATTACCGATTTCGGTTGCCACCGATGCCTATAATCTGGAAGATGCCGTCACAGAAATTCAATTCAAGGTGTCTACAACCTCTTCGCAGGGCGAAACGATACAGGTTACAGAGCCTTCTAAATTTTTATACCAATAG
- a CDS encoding serine/threonine protein kinase codes for MTDFTFTGLTPDVVLDALEACGIYPQSGLLALNSYENRVYQFQADDGRRLVVKFYRPDRWTNAQIQEEHDFSWQVSDADIPLVAPLKIDGQTLHTYQGFRFTVFPSVGGRQFEIDNLDQLEWMGRFIGRMHRVSQTQSFTHRPAISTETFLDEPYRELQQSALLPDHLKSAFFAIAEPLIDLTKKHYRPVNEIRLHGDCHPGNILWRDGPIFVDLDDCRSGPAIQDLWMMLSGDRQQQLLQIDVLAEAYEEFHSLDKRELALIEPLRAMRMIHYMAWLSRRWQDPAFPRAFPWFADDKYWEGQILALKEQMSALQEPPLTLGM; via the coding sequence ATGACCGATTTTACCTTCACCGGCCTGACGCCTGATGTGGTGCTTGATGCACTTGAGGCCTGTGGCATCTATCCACAATCCGGTTTGCTTGCGCTAAATAGTTATGAAAATCGCGTCTACCAGTTTCAGGCCGACGATGGCCGACGCCTGGTAGTCAAGTTCTACCGCCCTGACCGCTGGACCAACGCACAAATTCAGGAAGAGCACGATTTTTCCTGGCAGGTTAGCGATGCCGACATTCCACTGGTAGCACCGCTGAAAATTGACGGGCAAACGCTGCATACTTATCAGGGCTTCCGGTTTACCGTGTTCCCGTCAGTCGGCGGGCGCCAGTTTGAAATTGATAATCTGGATCAGTTGGAGTGGATGGGCCGTTTTATCGGGCGGATGCACAGAGTCAGTCAGACACAAAGCTTCACGCACCGGCCGGCTATCAGCACTGAAACATTTCTGGACGAACCTTATCGCGAATTACAGCAAAGTGCGCTGTTACCCGACCACCTTAAATCAGCGTTTTTTGCGATTGCCGAACCGCTCATTGACCTAACCAAAAAACATTATCGGCCCGTCAACGAAATCAGGCTGCATGGGGACTGTCACCCGGGGAATATTCTGTGGCGTGACGGCCCGATTTTTGTGGATTTAGATGACTGTCGCAGCGGGCCAGCCATTCAGGACCTGTGGATGATGCTTAGCGGCGATCGTCAGCAGCAACTGCTTCAGATCGATGTTCTGGCTGAAGCCTATGAAGAGTTTCATTCGCTGGATAAGCGAGAACTGGCATTGATTGAACCGCTTCGTGCTATGCGCATGATTCACTATATGGCGTGGCTTTCCCGTCGCTGGCAGGACCCTGCTTTTCCCCGGGCATTTCCGTGGTTCGCAGATGATAAATACTGGGAAGGACAGATTCTGGCGCTCAAAGAGCAAATGTCAGCACTTCAGGAGCCGCCACTGACCCTTGGTATGTAA
- a CDS encoding YqaA family protein — protein MFAEAGLAGMFVSAFLAATLLPLGSEAVLLALLYADYPVIPLIITATAGNVGGSLVNYWLGWRFGRAGIMRIAKVPEHRLVKAEHQFRLWGRWSLCLAWVPVIGDPLTFIAGILRISPVWFVVLVTAGKASRYIIISQLAA, from the coding sequence GTGTTTGCCGAAGCCGGGCTGGCCGGAATGTTTGTCAGCGCCTTTCTGGCTGCCACTCTGCTGCCATTAGGCTCTGAAGCTGTATTACTTGCTCTGCTTTACGCCGATTACCCGGTTATCCCGCTTATTATTACTGCGACAGCCGGCAATGTCGGTGGCTCACTGGTAAATTACTGGCTTGGCTGGCGCTTTGGCAGAGCGGGCATAATGCGCATTGCCAAAGTCCCTGAACATCGCCTGGTTAAAGCCGAACATCAATTCCGGCTATGGGGAAGGTGGAGCCTGTGTCTGGCATGGGTACCTGTTATTGGCGATCCGCTGACCTTTATTGCCGGCATACTTCGCATCAGTCCGGTGTGGTTCGTGGTGCTGGTCACTGCTGGTAAGGCCAGCCGCTACATTATAATTTCTCAGCTCGCCGCGTAA
- a CDS encoding TonB-dependent receptor plug domain-containing protein — translation MKNPLFTTTALSAAFALSGIVSPAFSQPFPTDAETLTVTGSRLALGRSELAAVSTVIDQREIERSGALQITDLLRALPGVTIAQSGSTGALTEIRLRGSETNHLLVVIDGVIANDIGQGSTIDLAHLNTANIARIELLRGAQSALWGSGAVAGVLNITTTAGAGQKDAVQAEVGIGTQGTTSASASASGTQGKVSFNAYANWLNTNGDNIALTGGEDDGYRNIATGGALRWQASPQHRFSANLRLVDYASDFDAIDSIETGLPVDADNVTDGKQINALIGWDFTPQDVAYSSSVTGSYRKDKNDSVASGRFAGGTTGERFQLTWLNRYDIGDWQLAGGLEYLTRQFSQRGLVDFGDPNQSQQDHTVSVFGETATELADTLLLSLSARFDDNSEFDDAVSYRAGLNWPVTDQYTVFTSVSRAVKTPSFTERFGYYPQTFTGNPDLQPETSQQWEAGARATFTSALQGQLSIFSTQLEDEINGYVYNPETFITTAENKDTDSDREGIEAELTYQQDDITVRTGYSYVNSEEDGVDELRRANHQASVSVLAPLPIDNMSFYAKAAYTGSRDDIYYPPYPQPAQRVALSAYTLVDLSVSYQATSQWSAALRIDNLLDEEYQDIVGFSARERRAVLSVTWQG, via the coding sequence ATGAAGAACCCATTATTTACTACGACCGCTTTGTCGGCGGCATTCGCGTTATCCGGCATCGTTTCGCCGGCTTTTTCACAGCCATTCCCCACTGATGCAGAAACCCTGACGGTAACCGGCTCTCGTCTGGCGCTTGGCCGTTCTGAACTGGCGGCGGTATCCACGGTCATCGACCAACGAGAAATTGAGCGCTCAGGCGCCCTTCAGATCACAGACCTGCTACGCGCACTGCCCGGCGTAACGATTGCACAGTCCGGCAGTACCGGCGCACTTACCGAAATACGCCTGCGCGGTAGTGAAACCAATCACTTACTGGTAGTTATTGACGGTGTTATTGCCAATGATATTGGTCAGGGGAGTACCATCGACCTGGCGCATTTAAATACTGCGAATATTGCTCGCATTGAATTGCTGCGTGGTGCACAAAGCGCATTGTGGGGAAGCGGCGCGGTGGCCGGTGTATTAAATATCACAACCACTGCCGGTGCCGGGCAAAAAGATGCTGTGCAGGCAGAGGTCGGCATCGGCACGCAAGGGACTACATCAGCGTCAGCATCGGCCAGCGGCACGCAAGGCAAGGTATCTTTTAATGCCTATGCAAACTGGTTGAATACCAATGGAGATAATATCGCCCTGACCGGGGGTGAGGATGACGGATACCGGAACATTGCCACAGGGGGCGCTTTGCGCTGGCAGGCAAGCCCACAACACCGCTTCTCGGCTAACCTCCGTCTGGTTGATTATGCCAGCGATTTTGATGCTATCGACAGCATTGAGACCGGGTTACCCGTGGATGCGGACAATGTGACCGATGGCAAGCAAATCAATGCGCTCATCGGTTGGGATTTTACTCCGCAGGATGTCGCTTATAGCAGCAGCGTTACCGGTAGCTATCGCAAAGATAAAAATGACAGCGTTGCCAGTGGTCGTTTTGCTGGAGGTACCACCGGTGAGCGCTTTCAACTGACCTGGCTAAATCGCTACGATATCGGCGACTGGCAGCTTGCTGGCGGTCTGGAGTACCTCACGCGTCAGTTCAGCCAGCGCGGGCTGGTGGATTTTGGCGATCCCAATCAAAGCCAGCAAGACCATACGGTAAGTGTGTTTGGTGAAACCGCCACCGAACTTGCTGACACCCTGTTATTGTCACTTTCTGCACGGTTTGATGACAATTCAGAATTTGATGATGCTGTGAGTTACCGGGCCGGCCTGAACTGGCCAGTCACCGATCAGTATACGGTGTTTACCAGTGTCAGCCGGGCAGTTAAGACACCTTCTTTTACCGAACGCTTTGGCTATTACCCGCAAACATTTACCGGCAACCCGGACTTGCAGCCGGAAACCAGTCAGCAGTGGGAAGCGGGAGCAAGAGCAACGTTTACGTCGGCACTGCAAGGTCAGCTAAGCATCTTTTCAACACAGCTTGAAGATGAGATAAACGGGTATGTTTATAACCCGGAAACATTCATCACTACCGCCGAAAATAAAGATACCGACAGTGACCGTGAGGGGATTGAGGCTGAGCTTACCTATCAGCAAGATGATATTACGGTGCGCACCGGTTACAGCTATGTGAATAGCGAAGAAGACGGTGTAGATGAGCTGCGCAGAGCAAATCATCAGGCTTCTGTGAGTGTGCTAGCCCCACTGCCCATCGACAATATGTCGTTTTATGCTAAAGCAGCCTATACCGGTAGTCGCGACGACATTTACTACCCACCCTATCCACAACCTGCGCAACGTGTCGCGTTGTCTGCCTATACGCTGGTTGATTTAAGTGTTAGCTACCAGGCGACATCTCAGTGGTCTGCGGCTCTGCGTATCGATAATCTGCTGGATGAGGAATATCAGGATATTGTTGGCTTTTCGGCCCGCGAACGGCGTGCTGTGTTGTCGGTTACCTGGCAAGGCTAA